The following is a genomic window from Bacteroidia bacterium.
GCCGTAACGGCATCGAAGCGCGGACACACTGTGGAATTCTCTCCGAGCAGACGCAATGTCATGACACTTCGACGGGTGAGTAGCCTACATCGTTCCGCCTGAGGCATAAAGATCGTAACCCGTAGTGGTTGTAAATCTTTATTCGCTCAGTTTTGCTTCCAGCGCGTCACGGTCTAGCTCGGCGCACGGGATGTTGACGAAGGCGAGGAGAAGGAGCCCGACAATGAAGAAGATGACCAAAGAAAGAATACTGTTGCGCGAGCTGCCGCTGACATAGGTCAGGTAGGCGAACAGCGCGGGACCGAGTATGGCGGAAAACTTTTCGAACACGGAGAAGAAACCGAAAAATTCCGCCGAGGCCGAGGGAGGTATGATGCGGCTGTACAATGAACGGGAGAGCGCCTGGCTGCCGCCGAGCACGAGGCCCACCACCGCGCCCAGTATCCAGAACTCCATCGCCGCCGTCATGAAAAACGCGTAAATCACTACACCGGTCCAGATAAGCAGCGATACCATGACCATGACTTTTGCGCCCCAGCGCCCGGCTGCCGCGCTGAACATACGCGCTCCGGCGATGCCGACGAACTGTATCATCAGCAGACTTCCCATCAGCGTCATCGTATCGAAACCGAGTTCCTCCTTGCCGTAAATGGTCGCCATGGCGATGACGGTCTGTATGCCGTCGTTGTACACCATGAATGCCAGCAGGAAGAGCCCGAGATGCCTGAGCGAGCGAATGGTGCGCATGGTGAGAAAGATGCGCCGGAAACCGCCGGCGAAGAGTTTCAGCACCGGGCCCGCGCTCTTCCGCAGTCGCGGTTCTTCCAGGCGCGCAAAAGTGATCATCGAGAAGCCGCCCCACCAGAGCCCCACGCTGCCGAGTGCTATGCGTATGGCGAGCTGCATGTCTATCCCCACCGCTTCGTGAAAGGTCACCAGAAGTACCTGAAGGACGAACAGTGTACCACCGCCGGCATACCCGTACGCGTATCCTTTTCCGGAAACGGCGTCCTGTTCGTCGGCGGATGCGATATGGGGCAGGAAGGCGTCGTAAAAGACATTTGCCGATACGAAGCTGAAGTTGCCGAGGAAGAACAGCAGAAGCGCCGGCCATACATCCCCCGGACCGACAAAGAACATAAGCAGCGAACTTCCGCTCCCCACCCACGCGAAAAAAAACAGGAACGGACGCTTTGCGGAGGTATGATCCGCGATTGCGCCAAGCACCGGCATGAACAGCATGACGAGCAATGCGCTTGCGCTGAGCGTGTAGCCGTAGAGCGAGGTGGCTTTCACGCCGGTCAATCCGAGAAAGGCTATGTCGACACCGCCTTCGGGTACGACAACCGAAGCGAGATAGGGCCCGAACAATGCTGCGAGTATGGTGACGGCAAAAGCGGAGTTCGCCCAGTCGTACATGTACCAGCCGTACAGCACGCGCCTCCGCGCACTCGTCACGGAAACGGCGGTAGTGCTGCCTGTCATGTCGGTGATCCTTTCAGCGGAGATATCAGGTATCCAGCAATCCGCGGCCCGTCTTGTTGAGCCGTTCGCTGGTCTTCAGTTCGGTGAGAATGCTGTCGAGCAGACCGTTGATGAAGCGGCCGCTCTGCTCCGTGCTGTAGCGCTTCGCAATCTCGACGCATTCGTTGATGGTCACTTTGGCGGGAATGTCGGGGAAGTACAGAAATTCGATGATTCCCATGCGGAGCAGCACGCGGTCGAGAAGGGCTATGCGCTCGAAGCTCCAATGAGTGGATTTATCGGTGATGAGTTTGTCCGCCTCCGCCCTGTGCTTGAGTACCGCGTACACGATGCCCTGTGCGAAGCGGTAGTCTTCTTCGACGGCGTTCAACTCCTCGCCGGCTATGGTTTCCAGGAGCATTTCAATGGGCCCTTGTGACACCTCGTAGGCGTAGAGCACCTGCATTGCTTTTTCGCGTATTTCTCGCCGGGTTTTAATCATGTTTTCAAGATAGAGAAATAACCGCTGTCACGGAAGTTTGAGAATGTACAGAGATTTCTACGTCGGATCGCGGTGCCAGTGCTTGCTGTGTGTTCTCACTGCTGGATGCTGCATGTTCCATTCTGTCTCGTTATCCTCCGCGCAGCAGCCGGATCGAGGGGGCGTCATCCTCCATGGTCACACGTGTGCGTACGCCGAAATGTCGTTCGAGGTGTTCTTCGGTGAGCACGTCATAGGGTGACCCATCAGCGACGGTACGGCCCTCGTCGAGCATTATCAGACGCTTGCAATACTTTGCGGCGAGATTCAGATCGTGGGTGATGCACAGAATGGTTCTCCCTTCCATATGCAGCCGCGAGAGCAACTCGAACAGCTCGACCTGATGGCGCAGATCCAGATGCGCGTTGGGCTCGTCCAGGAGAAGAATGGGCGTCTCCTGGGCTAATGCCCGGGCAATGAGGACGCGGTGCAGCTCTCCGCCGGAAAGATCCGTGACTTTGCGGGCGGCGAATTTCGCCACGCCGGCCAGTTCCATCGCACGCTCCGCTGCTGCGATATCCGCCTGCGTCTCATACCCGAAGTACCCGAGGTGCGGCCCGCGGCCCAACAATACCATGGACCTTACCGTGAAAGGGAATACCATGTCTTCGTTCTGCGGTACGACGGCGATCAATCGGGCACGCTCGCGTGCCGCATAGGCGTGCAGATCTCTGCCGTGCAATGCCACCGTGCCGCGCTGCGGATGTAACTCTCCGGTGAGCAGACGGAAGAGTGTCGTTTTGCCCGCCCCGTTTCTCCCGATGACTCCCGTGAAGCTTCCCGACGTGAAGTCGACCCGCACATCGTGGAGAATTTCCGTGTCGTTATATGCGAAACAGACATCCCGCAGCGCAAAGATCGTGTTTCCCGAATCGCTCATTTTAAAATGTATCCGGTTTCACGCTGCCAGAGGAGCAGATCCAAAGCCGCGTGCGGTATATCCAGAGCGGCGGCGAGTTCTTCGAAGCGTCGCTCCAGGTTGCGATAGGTTTTGAGTGAAATACTCGGCGGCCATGCCTCCAGTACGTCGAGACGGATGAGATTGCGAATGATATGCCTGTCCACGATGGTGACCTCCGTCCTCCCAACATTACGCAGAAAATGGCTGGCTTCCTTCATTCCCAGACCATCGATGCCATCGGCGAGGATATCGCGGAGCTCTTTATCCGTAGAGTTCTGCTCAAAGAGCTGCAGTATTTCATCCTCGCGATTTCGCAGCGTGAGCAGGCGCCGCGCTTTAGTATTGTGAAAGCGCACATAACCGCCGGCGTGTCCGCGAAGGAGGGGAGCGGGATCGAATTCCACCGAAAGGAAGTTCCTCCGTTCCAATTCTTCCGCAACCAGCGCGCATTGCGCCGCGCTGCTCTGCGGCGTCATGACGCAGAAGAACAATTCATACATGTACCGCTCCTTCGGGACGTTCCCGAAGTCCCGCAATCTGCTGCGAATCGCATCGCGGTGGGCGTCCCACGCCACGAGTAATTCACTTCGGTCCGCTGCTTTGATTTTCATTCCGCAAGCCTCACGAGAAGTCGTGCGGGCGGAGTGGAGGCGTTATCGGGCCGAAGGGTGATGAGGCTGTCCCTCCGCAGCGAGTTCAGCGCGTCCGCGAGAAGGCGTGGTGCATCGTGCCGCTCGTCGTACACTGTGCGGAGCAGCCGCGAAGCCCGGAGTTCATGTCCCGGGGCGTTTCGTAATTCCTCTACGATCCGGCCGCGATAGATTCTGCGCGGTGTCTCGCGCGTCGTGCCTGAAGAAGTTCGTTCGGAAGCTTTCATGCGTCCGCGCGAGTTGCAATGCGCGGCGAGCGGACAGCGATCACACGCCGGCTGTCTCGATGTGCAGATCGTAGCCCCGAGGTCCATCAGGGCCTGGTTCCAGTTGTAATGGCTTTGCCGCGGTAACAGTGCCCACGCAATTTCCCATGCCGACGCCTCCGGGAGCATGTCTGCTTCGCGTTTCTGCTTTGCGAATAGTCGCGAGAAAATTCTCCGAATATTGACATCCACCATGGCCGCTCGTTTCCGGTGCCCGAAGCACAGGATGGCATGCGCGGTGTAACGCGCCTATGCCGGTAGTGCACGCAACGCCGTGACGGAATCGGGAATGCGGCCGTCGAAGCGTATGTGTATCACCTTAGCGGTCTCATGCAAGGATATTGCCCTTCGGTTGTAGCCCATACCGCTCCACGCCAGCAGTACGCTGCGCCTTTCGGCCGTGGCAAGAGCGGCGATATCCGGAAAACGCTGAAGCCAGAGAGGCAGCTTTTCGAGAACGCGGGAGACCTGTGTCTGCTGCAGCATGAACTCACTGACGAGTACGGAATAGACATCGTCGCGGTCGCGCCAGGGAAGAACACGCCCATGGCGTTTGTACCATCGCAGCAGCCGTCGCTGTAGCTGTGTGCTTTCCTCGGGGGTGGGTAGTCGAATCCCGGAAACTGCGGCGGGGATCATTTCAACGCGGGAAGAATCGGAAGCGACCCTTCAAGCATCTCATACTGTGATACTTCGTCGAGGGTCACCCAACGGATATCCTCGAACACACGGTTTTTCAATTCACCTGTGTACTCGGTCACCTGGAAAAAGGTGATAAGAAAACTCCCGCCGTCATCGTAGGTGGTTTGAATGGTCTTCAGCTCCACAGGTTTCACGGGTTCAATGTTCAACTCTTCCCAGAGTTCGCGCTCGAGACATTCGAGCAGTGTTTCTCCCGGGAAGGTTTTACCGCCCGGAAACTCCCATTTGAGGCCGTATCTGTGGTTTATGCCCCGTTGGCAGATGAGAAACTTCGCTCCGTCGCGAATGACGGCGGCAGCTACTCGTACAAGTTCTTCGCGATCGTACATGCTGTTACCTGTTAAGCTGATCGATGACGGGACGGGCGGGCGAGGGCCCGTACGCAACAGTCCCATTGACCGTGCAGGATATTGGGCAATATACAAAATTGGGAAGGAGAAACACACAAAAACCGGACAGAGCGATGCATGAACTGCTTACACATCGTCAGGGAGCGCGCGCGGCAGTGACGCTCCCGACCTTTCTCCCGAGCCCGTATCGACGTCATCGGGCAAGCAAATTTTCTCGCGGCCGGGAGTAGGCGAATTGTTTCATTTTTACTGACAATTGTCTACTTTCCTAATGGTTTCCACACCGACCAACAAATACTCACTTCACCGATCATCAACCAAGAGGAAGGATCATGCCTACTCTGCAGGAAAAGCTTGCGGCTGTCTATCCACCGCTGCGAGATGAAATCAAGAACCTCGTCGCCGAGCACGGCGACAAAGTTGTTTCCCAGGTCACTGTCAAGCAAGTCTATGGCGGTATGCGCGGCGTCAAGGGTCTTGTGTGCGACACCTCGGAAGTTCCGCCCGACAAAGGACTGATCATTCGCGGTATCGAACTCAAGCACCTCGGCGACAAACTCCCCGAAGAAATCCTTTACCTGCTTCTCGTCGGCGAACTTCCCGATGCCGACGCGCTGGCAGACATTCAGGCGCAACTCCGTGCCCGCATGGATGTTCCGGCATATGTATGGGACGTGCTGAGTGCCATGCCCGCCGATTCCCATCCCATGACCATGTTCAACACAGCCATTCTGACCATGCAGAAGGAATCGGTGTTCGCCCGCCGTTACAACGAAGGCATGAAGAAGGACCAGTACTGGGATGCGACGCTGGAGGACGCGCTCTCCATCATCGCCAAGCTGCCGACGATCGCTGCATGGATTTACCGCAAGCGCTTCGGCAAGGGCGATCCCATCGCGCCACTGCCCGATGTGGATTGGTCGCAGAATTACGTGCACATGCTCGGCCTCGGTGATCCCAACGGCGAGTTCACCAAGCTGATGCGTCTCTATCTCGTGCTGCACAGCGATCACGAGAGCGGCAATGTGAGCGCGTTCTCGGCTTCGACCGTCAGTTCCGCGCTGTCGGATCTCTACTACTCCCTGAGCGCGGGTCTCAACGGACTTGCAGGTCCGCTTCACGGTTTGGCGAATCAGGAATGCCTGAAATGGGTTATCGAAGTGAACGAGCAATTCGGCGGTGCTCCGAGCAAGGAACAGCTCGAAAAATTCGCCTGGGATACGCTGAATGCTGGCAAGGTGATTCCGGGTTACGGCCATGCGGTGCTCCGTATCACCGATCCGCGCTTCGACGCCTTCCTCGCCTTCGGTAAAGAATACTGTACCGGCGATCCGGTATTCGAAACCGTCTCGAATGTTTTCGACGTCGTACCCAACGTGCTGCGACAGATTCAGAAAATAGCCGATCCGTGGCCGAACGTGGACGCCGGTTCGGGCGCTCTGCTGTATCACTACGGTCTGACCGAATTCGATTACTATACCGTGCTGTTCAGCGTCAGCCGCGCTCTGGGTATCGCCTCGCAGGCGGTCGTCGCCCGCGCCATGGGTATGCCCATCACTCGCCCGAAATCCGTCACCACTGCTTGGGTCAAAGGCCAGGTCCAGGGCTGACCTCTCTGAAACACCTTTCTCAATCGACAAAGTCCCGCTTCGGCGGGACTTTTATTTCCGGGAGGGCGGGAGCTGATGCGCAGTTGGCTATGGAGACCGGATACGGTGCTGTTCCATCGCTCACTCGCGACCGAGGTTGAGCACCTCTGTATCGGTGTGTTGTCAGGAGAGGGCCCTGTCTGCGGGGACCAATGAATCAAAAGCATACAATTTCAGATCAAATCTTCGTACCTTATGTCGAGCCACCCATATACAGGAGTATTTCATGAATCTCGGCGCATTTTCTGTCAGCTTGTCCGTCAAGGACATCGAAGCCTCAAAACAGTTTTATGAGAAACTCGGATTTGCCGTAACCGGCGGGAATCAGGAGCAGAACTGGTTGATACTGAAAAACGGAAGCCATGTCATAGGATTGTTCCAGGGGATGTTCGAAGGAAACATCCTCACCTTCAATCCCGGATGGAATAACGATGCCCAACGACTCGATCACTTTACCGACGTGCGTGATCTCCAGCGTCTCTGTAAAGAGCGAGGGCTCGAATTGACGTCCGAAGCGGACGAAGCGACTTCCGGTCCCGCGAGCTTCACGCTGGCAGATCCCGATGGCAATGTTATTCTTTTCGATCAGCATATTTAGCCCGGTCTGTACTCCTGTTCCGTCCCTGGCGCGAATGCCTCGCATGCTCGTAGCGATGATGCCGGAATGGCGACCGGGCGAGGTACGTTTTCCCGCATCAATGTTTCGGCGCTGGTTGGTGTGGGGGATTCGCTCGCGGAGGATTGGCGCGGTATCCGTAACAAATCTTTCGTTCAGAGGAAATTCTCAATCACGACTTTTCATCACGAACGACTATGGCTATCAGTATTGTCCGACTCGGCAGTGAACGGTTGCCCGGCGAGGGCTTGCGCATCGGTACTGTGCGTCGCCCGCCGCGCGGTGTTCCAAAAAGTGAATTCGCAGCACAAAACTGGTACGATGTATGGTATCCCAATCTGGCCCCGACTGCGGAAACCCTGAAAATGGGGCAATCGGCGAGTACGGCGACGGAGTGGACAGCATTCGTCAGAAAGTTCCGGTCGGAGATGTCCGAGCCCGACGCTGCCCGGTCTCTCGCGCTGCTGGCGGCGTTATCGCATCAGACGGACTTTTGCGTCGGTTGTTACTGCGAAGATGAGGAACGGTGTCACCGTTCCGTCTTGCGTGCGCTTTTCGCGGAGCTGGGTGCCATGCTTCGTTGAAGCCCGGACGGCGGGATCGAGCATTCAGGAGACCACCGCAGCAGTGCCGGAACAATTGAACGAAGCACTTACATGGATGCCGGAGAAAAAGAATAAAACGCCTATATTCTCTCCCTCGAAACGTCTCACGAACAGATACCTTCCGAAAGGATAATAGCTATGGCGACAGGCAGCGTTACTCTCCACCGTGTGCTTCGGGCGACACCCGAAACAGTGTATCGGGCATTTCTCGAAGCAGACGCTCTCTGTAAATGGATGCCGCCCTACGGTTTCACCGCGGAAGTGCATCATATCGAACCCCGCGTAGGGGGCACCTACCGCATGTCGTTTCGAAATTTTTCGACGGGACATGCGCACAGCTTTGGCGGCGAGTATCTCGAATTGCTACCCAATCAGCGGCTGGACTATGTTGATCGTTTCGACGATCCGAATTTGACTGGGGATATGCGCGTCACCGTGCTGCTGACAGAGGTGTCGTGCGGTACGGAATTGACGATTACGCAGCAGGGCATTCCCGAAATTATTCCGGTGGAGATGTGCTATCTCGGATGGCAGGAGTCCTTGCTGCAGCTGGCCAATCTCGTCGAGGCGGACATCCCCGAGTGAACCGCCGGTGGCGTGAAAGTGGCAAGGAACGACACCCTTACAACTTGAGAAATCGCCTCGTCCCCGCGCTGCCGCGAAGCAGATAGATACCGTCGGGCCAATCCGATACATCGAGTCGGATGTTCCCGTTAGCGAATCCCGAGTATCGCATACGTCCGAGTATGTCGGAGATGGAGAAAAATCCGTCGATATGTCCAATGTGGATGATGTTGACTGCGGGATTCGGATGGATCGTCATCACGAATCCCCGGTCCGCTACCGATTCTGTTGTTGTAGATATCGTTTCGGCGAGCGCGGCATGCAATTGAAGCGCAACGAGAGCCGCCGGCGCAGGTGTCGCATTGGTGAGCACGCAAATCACAGCCCCCGATGAAACATCGTACATCATTTGCGATGAGTAGCCGCGTATACTGCCGCCGTGTTGCCACACCACGCGGCGGTTGAGGATTTTTTCGGCTATGCCGAAGCCGTAATTCCCGCTGCCCACAAAGGTGGTCATCTCCCGCAGAGACGTGCTGCCAAGCACCTTACCCGACAGCAGCGCGGCATACCATTGCAGCATTTCACTGGAGGTGGAGTACATCGCTCCGGCAGTCCAGGCGGCGCTGAGCAGGGAGTTTCTCGACGTTGCATTGACATTCCCGCCATTCGCCCAGGGATGGGCGATGATTCCGTCCAGTGCTTCGTCAATAGGGAGAAACGTGCTGTCGAGTTGCAAAGGGGTGAGTATGGAATCGCGCAGAAAACGAGAAAATGGCCTTCCCGTGGCGCGTTCGACGATCATGCCCGCGAGGAGATAATTTGTGTTGCAATACCCCCAGGAGGTCCCTGCCGGGAAGTGTGGCGGCCCGATCCAGCTCAGCACCTCTTCCCGTGTAAATACTCGTTCGGGATTTTTCAGAATAGTGTCGGGATATCCGGTGATTTCGTTGATGTCCGCCAGACCGCTCGTGTGATTCAATAGTTGGCGAATGGTGATGTTTGCATCAATGTGCTTGAACGCCGGCAGCCGGGAGTGCAGCGAATCTTCGAGGGTCAGGAGACCGGACTCGACACATTTCAACACCGCAGCTGCGGTGAAAAGCTTGCTGTTGCTGCCAATACCGAACAGCATCGCCGGGGAGACCGGAAGCCCGGGATGTGAACCTCCGGACGTGCCCTGCCACATTTCATGCCCGGGCAGCAGAAGCCCTGCGCTGATGCCGGGGATGCCGTGCGCGATACGCATGCTGTCTAACACGCGCTGTAACTCGGAGCGCAGCAATTCGGGCAGCGGCTGCGAGGTGACGGTGCCGCACACAACGAAAAGAACTATGAGGTGTAACGTTGCTCTGCGCTTGATCATTTTCCGGTGAACGTGCAGTGTGCGGGGAACATGATAACAATCCACAACATGCAGAGAAGATAACGCGTTAGCCGTGGACGCACAATCATCTGATGAGTGGTCCTGAGAGACAAACCCCCGCAGATCCTGCTTCTCTGCACACGAGGTCGAGCCCTTCCGTGAAAAAATACTTGCATGGAGTACAAAGGAGCAGTAAGTTTCCACCGTACACATTTTCATGGTTCTGAATTACACGGTCACAGGGCCTTCTGTCGTAAAAACAGAAGCATCCTTCCTGTATATACCTACGACATCACTCACCATTTAAGGACGGGTCACCATGAAGGCAATTACCATTTTTCTCTTCGCAGTCTGTCTGAGCGCACTGCCGGTATCCGCACAGGATATTGAAGCGAAACTTTCGGGAGCGACACCATCACAGGGATTCACCATCAAGGACAATGGTGGCACAAATCTGTTCACGCTCCGCGGCAATGGCCGACTCGGTATGGGTACGATGAATCCCGTCGGGTCCATTCACATCGAGGGAACGTCCGGTTCTTTTAACGCGCTTCGCGTCTACACGTCTACTCCCGACGGCTGGTCCGGGATATTATTGAACCAGAGTGGCGCGGGTAACGCTGCACGGTTTGTCATCAACAATACCACGTCGACCAATAGTTGCCTCGAAGCCTCGACCAACGGGCTCGGAGCTGCCATAAACGCCAATAGCAGCAACGCCAGCGGGAAGTTGTTGGAACTCATGAACAGCAACACATCGAGATTTCTCGTCGAAACGGATGGGACGGTAAGCATGGGAGGCAACCTCGGCATTGGCACTTCGTCTCCGTACGGTAGACTGGATATTCAAGGTACCGCATCGGCGAATGCCATCCGCATCACACCATGGACCAGCAACGGGTCAGGGATATACATCAAACAGGACGGTTCCGGAAATGCCGCGCGCTTCGATATTGCAATGTCCACATCAACGAACAACTGCCTGGAAGCGACAACCAACGCTTCGGCACCGGCGATCTGGGCGAATAATACCAATACGGGAGTCACCGCGCGCATCTTTCAGGCGAATAATGGATCCTCTATCACACGATTTTTTATTGAATGTGGCGGAAATGTCGGTATCGGTGTTGATGACGCGACGCAGGATCTCGACGTACTCAACAACGCACGGTTTAGAGGAGTTATTTCATCCGCCTACTCTGCTCCGCTGAATCTCACGTCCACCGGAGTACTGACAATGGCGACATCTGACATGCGCCTGAAAACACATATCACCAGGCTTCATGGGTCACTTGAAAAAGTCATGAAACTTCGGGGAGTGCGCTACAACTGGAAATCCGATCCGGACGGCGATCTCCGCATCGGCTTCATTGCACAGGAGGTCAGGGACGTGGTACCGGAAGTCGTGTACACCAATCCTGTTGACGGCTTTCTGGGGCTCAATTATGCGGAACTCACCGCTGTACTCGCCGAAGCAATGCAGGAGCAGCAACTCCTTATTAATGCGCTGCAGAAGAGAACGGATGAAGTTGCCTCGTTGAAGCAGCGGGTGCAAGAACTTGAACAACAGTACGCTCAGGTCCGTCAACTCGAGTCCGATCTCAACGCGCTGAAGGCCCTGCTGAGAGAACGCACCGGGGATACAGGCGCCGTTCAGGCCTCCCTGCAGATGAAGTGAGCGAGGCGACGAAATGAAAACCATAATGATATTCTTCATCGCTTTGTTTGTGGTGCACATGGCCAATGCGCAACGAGGCGATA
Proteins encoded in this region:
- a CDS encoding VOC family protein, translated to MNLGAFSVSLSVKDIEASKQFYEKLGFAVTGGNQEQNWLILKNGSHVIGLFQGMFEGNILTFNPGWNNDAQRLDHFTDVRDLQRLCKERGLELTSEADEATSGPASFTLADPDGNVILFDQHI
- a CDS encoding serine hydrolase, with translation MIKRRATLHLIVLFVVCGTVTSQPLPELLRSELQRVLDSMRIAHGIPGISAGLLLPGHEMWQGTSGGSHPGLPVSPAMLFGIGSNSKLFTAAAVLKCVESGLLTLEDSLHSRLPAFKHIDANITIRQLLNHTSGLADINEITGYPDTILKNPERVFTREEVLSWIGPPHFPAGTSWGYCNTNYLLAGMIVERATGRPFSRFLRDSILTPLQLDSTFLPIDEALDGIIAHPWANGGNVNATSRNSLLSAAWTAGAMYSTSSEMLQWYAALLSGKVLGSTSLREMTTFVGSGNYGFGIAEKILNRRVVWQHGGSIRGYSSQMMYDVSSGAVICVLTNATPAPAALVALQLHAALAETISTTTESVADRGFVMTIHPNPAVNIIHIGHIDGFFSISDILGRMRYSGFANGNIRLDVSDWPDGIYLLRGSAGTRRFLKL
- a CDS encoding MFS transporter, producing the protein MTGSTTAVSVTSARRRVLYGWYMYDWANSAFAVTILAALFGPYLASVVVPEGGVDIAFLGLTGVKATSLYGYTLSASALLVMLFMPVLGAIADHTSAKRPFLFFFAWVGSGSSLLMFFVGPGDVWPALLLFFLGNFSFVSANVFYDAFLPHIASADEQDAVSGKGYAYGYAGGGTLFVLQVLLVTFHEAVGIDMQLAIRIALGSVGLWWGGFSMITFARLEEPRLRKSAGPVLKLFAGGFRRIFLTMRTIRSLRHLGLFLLAFMVYNDGIQTVIAMATIYGKEELGFDTMTLMGSLLMIQFVGIAGARMFSAAAGRWGAKVMVMVSLLIWTGVVIYAFFMTAAMEFWILGAVVGLVLGGSQALSRSLYSRIIPPSASAEFFGFFSVFEKFSAILGPALFAYLTYVSGSSRNSILSLVIFFIVGLLLLAFVNIPCAELDRDALEAKLSE
- a CDS encoding tail fiber domain-containing protein codes for the protein MKAITIFLFAVCLSALPVSAQDIEAKLSGATPSQGFTIKDNGGTNLFTLRGNGRLGMGTMNPVGSIHIEGTSGSFNALRVYTSTPDGWSGILLNQSGAGNAARFVINNTTSTNSCLEASTNGLGAAINANSSNASGKLLELMNSNTSRFLVETDGTVSMGGNLGIGTSSPYGRLDIQGTASANAIRITPWTSNGSGIYIKQDGSGNAARFDIAMSTSTNNCLEATTNASAPAIWANNTNTGVTARIFQANNGSSITRFFIECGGNVGIGVDDATQDLDVLNNARFRGVISSAYSAPLNLTSTGVLTMATSDMRLKTHITRLHGSLEKVMKLRGVRYNWKSDPDGDLRIGFIAQEVRDVVPEVVYTNPVDGFLGLNYAELTAVLAEAMQEQQLLINALQKRTDEVASLKQRVQELEQQYAQVRQLESDLNALKALLRERTGDTGAVQASLQMK
- a CDS encoding SRPBCC family protein, with the translated sequence MATGSVTLHRVLRATPETVYRAFLEADALCKWMPPYGFTAEVHHIEPRVGGTYRMSFRNFSTGHAHSFGGEYLELLPNQRLDYVDRFDDPNLTGDMRVTVLLTEVSCGTELTITQQGIPEIIPVEMCYLGWQESLLQLANLVEADIPE
- a CDS encoding ABC transporter ATP-binding protein, which codes for MSDSGNTIFALRDVCFAYNDTEILHDVRVDFTSGSFTGVIGRNGAGKTTLFRLLTGELHPQRGTVALHGRDLHAYAARERARLIAVVPQNEDMVFPFTVRSMVLLGRGPHLGYFGYETQADIAAAERAMELAGVAKFAARKVTDLSGGELHRVLIARALAQETPILLLDEPNAHLDLRHQVELFELLSRLHMEGRTILCITHDLNLAAKYCKRLIMLDEGRTVADGSPYDVLTEEHLERHFGVRTRVTMEDDAPSIRLLRGG
- the nusB gene encoding transcription antitermination factor NusB, which encodes MIKTRREIREKAMQVLYAYEVSQGPIEMLLETIAGEELNAVEEDYRFAQGIVYAVLKHRAEADKLITDKSTHWSFERIALLDRVLLRMGIIEFLYFPDIPAKVTINECVEIAKRYSTEQSGRFINGLLDSILTELKTSERLNKTGRGLLDT
- a CDS encoding (deoxy)nucleoside triphosphate pyrophosphohydrolase, translating into MYDREELVRVAAAVIRDGAKFLICQRGINHRYGLKWEFPGGKTFPGETLLECLERELWEELNIEPVKPVELKTIQTTYDDGGSFLITFFQVTEYTGELKNRVFEDIRWVTLDEVSQYEMLEGSLPILPALK
- a CDS encoding DUF488 family protein, encoding MAISIVRLGSERLPGEGLRIGTVRRPPRGVPKSEFAAQNWYDVWYPNLAPTAETLKMGQSASTATEWTAFVRKFRSEMSEPDAARSLALLAALSHQTDFCVGCYCEDEERCHRSVLRALFAELGAMLR
- a CDS encoding citrate (Si)-synthase; its protein translation is MPTLQEKLAAVYPPLRDEIKNLVAEHGDKVVSQVTVKQVYGGMRGVKGLVCDTSEVPPDKGLIIRGIELKHLGDKLPEEILYLLLVGELPDADALADIQAQLRARMDVPAYVWDVLSAMPADSHPMTMFNTAILTMQKESVFARRYNEGMKKDQYWDATLEDALSIIAKLPTIAAWIYRKRFGKGDPIAPLPDVDWSQNYVHMLGLGDPNGEFTKLMRLYLVLHSDHESGNVSAFSASTVSSALSDLYYSLSAGLNGLAGPLHGLANQECLKWVIEVNEQFGGAPSKEQLEKFAWDTLNAGKVIPGYGHAVLRITDPRFDAFLAFGKEYCTGDPVFETVSNVFDVVPNVLRQIQKIADPWPNVDAGSGALLYHYGLTEFDYYTVLFSVSRALGIASQAVVARAMGMPITRPKSVTTAWVKGQVQG